In a single window of the Diospyros lotus cultivar Yz01 chromosome 10, ASM1463336v1, whole genome shotgun sequence genome:
- the LOC127811929 gene encoding transcription factor FAMA-like, with amino-acid sequence MDKEGTYSAALPVNFPVPDYSLDQHQPQFMRPPMMGETSADNANQMVDYMLNNPQPHQISSIDKLSFVDGMQFADFGPKLALNQSNNVSESEQAIDPVCFLKFPVLNDKLQEDHQSTLMVASDGVYEESSRGKWREGFEVDEDARVSQTTPAELRILSENAGNSPVTEVKNKRKRPRTTKTSEEVESQRMIHIAVERNRRKQMNEHLRVLRSLMPGSYVQRGDQASIIGGAIEFVRELEQLLQCLESQKRRRLYGDPPRPAGESSLPIPQPQAPPPPPFPLVALPNDQLKLVELETGLHEETAESKSCLADVEVKMVGFDAMIKILCRRRPGQLVKTIAALEDLQLSILHTNITTIEQTVLYSFNVKVGGEARFTAEDIASSVQQILNFINANSTM; translated from the exons ATGGACAAAGAAGGGACTTACTCG GCCGCCTTGCCAGTGAATTTTCCGGTGCCGGACTACTCTCTCGACCAGCACCAGCCGCAGTTCATGAGGCCGCCGATGATGGGCGAAACATCCGCCGATAACGCCAACCAAATGGTCGATTACATGCTCAACAATCCACAGCCACACCAAATTTCGTCCATTGATAAGTTGAGCTTCGTGGACGGGATGCAGTTCGCCGATTTCGGACCAAAGCTGGCTCTGAATCAATCCAACAACGTCTCGGAAAGCGAACAGGCGATAGATCCGGTTTGCTTCTTGAAGTTCCCGGTGTTGAACGATAAGTTGCAGGAAGATCATCAGTCGACTCTAATGGTGGCTTCAGATGGTGTTTATGAAGAGAGTTCTAGAGGAAAGTGGAGGGAAGGGTTTGAAGTTGACGAAGACGCTAGGGTTTCTCAGACCACGCCGGCAGAGCTTCGGATTCTCAGCGAGAACGCCGGCAATAGCCCCGTGACGGAGGTGAAGAACAAGAGAAAGCGGCCGAGAACGACCAAGACGAGCGAGGAAGTCGAAAGCCAGAGGATGATTCATATTGCAGTTGAGAGAAATCGGAGAAAGCAAATGAATGAGCATCTTCGTGTGTTGAGATCTCTCATGCCCGGCTCATACGTCCAAAGG GGAGATCAAGCATCCATAATAGGAGGAGCCATAGAGTTTGTAAGAGAGCTGGAGCAGCTCCTCCAATGCCTGGAGTCCCAGAAGCGGCGGCGGCTCTACGGGGACCCGCCGCGGCCGGCTGGAGAATCTTCCCTGCCGATCCCACAGCCCCAGgctcctccgccgccgccgttCCCCCTAGTGGCGCTTCCAAACGACCAGCTGAAGCTGGTAGAGCTGGAGACCGGGCTCCACGAGGAAACCGCCGAGAGCAAGTCTTGCCTGGCGGACGTGGAGGTGAAGATGGTAGGGTTCGACGCCATGATCAAGATCCTCTGCCGGAGAAGGCCCGGCCAGCTTGTTAAGACCATCGCCGCCCTCGAAGATCTGCAGCTCTCTATTCTCCACACCAACATTACTACCATCGAGCAAACCGTTCTCTATTCCTTCAATGTCAAG GTTGGGGGCGAAGCGAGGTTCACAGCTGAGGATATAGCGAGCTCGGTTCAGCAAATCTTGAATTTTATCAATGCCAACAGCACCATGTGA